A genomic window from Pyxicephalus adspersus chromosome 2, UCB_Pads_2.0, whole genome shotgun sequence includes:
- the LOC140321997 gene encoding uncharacterized protein, whose translation MWPINELSICILVLFIMKFTSYSLQNDVPLGSDVTLNCSCPKDAESSCSVSYPMKNSNTKEFHYEDLLYVLISSFCKKNYGKYRCTKSGIAIADSTMTLALKEWKTNDEITMYRASGDDLILLCKPPSEVTHIGWQWTSYDTVTKDIIHVYVHNKSTSIGQFHNHLNCSYGVKFPVSLNDSGQYKCILPNNSSINTINLVTVEVNAYPSPEVFRNGSVSITCRVSHVISNKHVLLVWAKENRYTSVAVKKENITSKSKQITLNVTDIDKDSVNWTCLVFSEYQLVALAPLTLKYKTVTENHSKSKKLLTTTTQGVDISDENRVLHKSRTTHIYFSILAVFIIFLGSLYVLRRRGGKAAGKTSKSEEIQYLSVSFSMQSNGNERNQETSNDSPAGRPEEQEVLYTQIKRSS comes from the exons ATGTGGCCAATCAATGAACTCTCTATCTGCATTTTGGTTTTGTTCATCATGAAGTTTACTTCTT ACTCTCTGCAGAATGATGTCCCTCTTGGCTCGGATGTTACTTTGAATTGCTCATGCCCAAAAGATGCTGAATCAAGCTGTTCTGTTTCATACCCCATGAAAAACAGTAATACTAAAGAATTCCACTATGAGGATTTACTATACGTATTGATTtcaagtttttgtaaaaaaaattatggtaaatATCGGTGTACTAAAAGCGGCATAGCCATAGCTGACTCAACAATGACATTAGCGTTAAAAGAAT GGAAAACAAATGATGAAATTACAATGTACCGGGCCAGTGGGGATGATCTTATTCTCCTTTGCAAACCTCCAAGTGAGGTTACACATATTGGATGGCAATGGACATCATATGATACAGTAACTAAAGACATCATACATGTATATGttcataataaaagtacaagcaTTGGACAATTTCACAATCATTTGAACTGTTCATATGGAGTCAAATTCCCTGTGAGCCTGAATGATTCTGGCCAATACAAGTGCATTCTTCCAAATAACAGcagtataaatacaataaatcttGTAACAGTTGAAG ttaacGCCTACCCATCGCCTGAAGTTTTTCGTAACGGCAGTGTATCAATTACATGCAGAGTGTCCCATGTTATAAGtaacaaacatgttttattggTGTGGGCTAAAGAAAACAGATATACCTCAGTTGCTGTTaagaaagaaaacataacatCAAAGTCAAAGCAAATTACTCTAAATGTAACAGACATTGATAAAGACTCTGTAAACTGGACATGTTTGGTATTCAGCGAATATCAGTTGGTTGCTCTGGCTCCACTCACACTAAAATATAAGACAGTTACAGAAAACcattcaaaaagcaaaaaactacTAACTACAACCACACAAG GTGTTGACATATCAGATGAGAACCGAGTACTTCATAAAAGCCGCACAACACACATCTATTTCAGTATTTTGGCTGTGTTCATAATATTTTTAGGTTCACTATATGTGCTGAGGAGACGAG GTGGAAAAGCAGCAGGGAAGACTTCAAAGTCTGAAGAAATACAGTATCTGTCTGTGTCATTCAGTATGCAAAGTAACG gcAATGAAAGAAATCAGGAAACTTCCAATGATAGCCCAGCTGGt AGACCTGAagaacaggaagtactttacacACAAATAAAGCGGAGTTCATGA